From the Methanoculleus sp. SDB genome, the window AATATCGCAGTCTTCCGGTTTCTGTCCGAGGAAAGGATTGAGGATTGCCTGGTGTGAGTGGGCGAAGATCTCATCGGAGTCCCCGATGATAAATGCGGTGCCCACCGGCCGCCCTTCCCGGCCCTGAACACCGATCTCCGTCGCGAGGCTGATCGCAGCGAAGATGATGTCACGCGGTACGATATCCTCATATTCCCGGATATTGATGAAATTCCGGGCCTGCTTGATGTCATAGATGAGAATGGCGTACGGGAGCACGCCGACCATCTGGCCTTCCTCAAACCGCCGTGAGAGATAGATCTGGACGGCAGCGTCAAGCAGGTGCCGTTCCGAGACTTCAAAGATGTCCTGCATCGTCAGTTCCTTCAGAACGTCAATCTGCAGATCCTGCACCCAGATGACGGGTATCTCCGACTCAAAAGGAAAGGGTTCGACAAATGAGACGATCGCCTTCGCGCCGATATGTGTGGCGAGGTCCGCCGCCGTATGCATCAGGATTTTCTGGATCATAGCAGGCTGCGTATCATTCCGGGAATTTCCGAGGGTTTCGATGCAACGGGAACCGACATCTTTTGCAGTCGCCGGATCTTCGAGCGGGCGTCGCCTTCGCCTCCTTCGATGATGGCGCCGGCATGCCCCATCCTCTTTTCAGGTGGGGCTGAAACGCCCGCGATGTAGGCAACAATCGGGATGTCGCAGCCCGCCGCCCCTTCTTCTTCAAGATGCCCCCCTACTTCGCCGATGAGAACGACGGCCCGCGTTTCGCCATCATCTTCGAACCGGCGGAGCACGTCGGAAAATGTCTGGCCGATGATGGGATCACCGCCGATTCCGACGACTGTGCTCTGGCCGATCCCTGCACGGGACAGCTCGTCGACGACTTCGTAGGTGAGCGTCCCGCTTCGGGAGATGACGCCGACGTGCCCCCGCGAGAAGAGATGGGACGGCATGATGCCGAGCTTGATCGCGCCGGGAGAGAGGATGCCCGGGCAGTTCGGGCCGACGACGGTGCAGCCCTCCGCTCCGGCATAGGCGATTGCCCGCATCGCATCGTGGACCGGGATATGCTCGGTGATTGCGACAACAAGATCGATGCCTGCGTGGGCGGCCTCCATGATCGAGTCTCCTGCCGCCCGCCCCGGCACGAACAGGACGCTTGCACCCGCATCGTGCTCCTTCATCGCCTCGCGCATGGTGTTGTAGACCGGGACGCCGTGCACAACCTGGCCCGCCTTCCCGGGCGTGACGCCGGCAACCACACCCCGTCCTCCCACGTCCCGGGCATACTGATTCATGAGGTCGAGATGGAATGCTCCCTGGTTGCCTGTTGCTCCCTGTACGATAATTCCCGTCGATGCGTCACCAAAGATCATCCGGTCGCCTCCACTGCCGCCTGCACGGCATCCTCCATGGTATCAAGCATTCGGTACCCTTTCTCCTCGAGAATACGCCGTCCTTCGATTTCGTTGGTACCTGCCAGCCGGACGATGACCGGCTGGTCGACACCGGCATCGACGATGCCGCGTGCGACTTCATCACAGCGGGTAATCCCGCCGAGCAGGTTCACCACTATCACGGATACGCCCGGCATCCCGGCAACGAGGCGTACAGCCCTGCAGACACGCTCACGGCCCGCCCCGCCACCGACATCAAGGAAATTCGCAGCCTGCCCCCCGTACTGCCCGATGAGATCGAGCGTTGCCATCGTCAGTCCCGCTCCGTTGCCGATTACACCTATCGATCCCGCGAGCTCGACGTAACTGAAACCATGCAATTCCGCCTCTTTTTCACGATCGGTCAGATCGCGGTTTACCGTGATACCCTGACGTCCGAGAGCATTGTCGTCCAGAATCAGTTTTGCATCGGCGGCATATACCCCCTGTTTCGTCGTTACGAGGGGATTGATCTCCGCAAGCAGCGCATCTTTTTCGACAAGCACGTGGTAGAGCTGGTTGATGACCGGAGCGATCTCCTTCGGCGCATCGCCGGTGAGGAACCGAAGCAGAAACTGCGGCACGTCAGCAAGCAGAGGATTGACGATCGCCCGACGGACGGCGTCAGGATCGTTTCGCGCCGTTTCTTCGATCTCCACACCGCCGGTACCGGCAAAAAGGATCATGATCTGTTTGCTCGACCGGTCGAGGGTGATGCTGAGATAGTATTCGTGCTCGATGGGCAGCCGCTCCTCGACAAGGATCTTGTCCACGGGGACGCCCTTAATCGTCCGCGAAAACAGGTCGCGTGCGGTATCGGGCGCACGAGCGGCATCCGCCATCAGGATCCCTCCTGCTTTCCCCCGTCCGCCTACGTCAACCTGTGCCTTTAAGACGACATGAGGGCCGAGTCCGGGCAGATGGAGCATCATTTCGTCCGGACTGTTGATGACCACTCCCTCGGGGATACGAATGCCGTGTTTTTCAAAAATATTTTTTGCTTCATATTCGAGCAGTTTCATGCTTCTCCCCTCTTTCCCAGTTCAAAACCTCTCTGGAGCGCTTTCATATTAAGTTCCTCCGTTCCTTTCGGCACACTGTCAAGCACCGCTTTTTCAATGGCCGAAGTGCTGACGACGCCCGTCGCCGTGACCAGTGCCCCGAGCATGACGATATTTGCAACGATCACCCGTCCGAGCGTCTTTTTTGCCTCGGCTGTTGCGGCTATTTCCCGGCATATGCAGGCGGGCCGCGAATGGACCAGATCGGAATCGATGAGCATTATCGCCTCTTCCGGCGCATCGGCCCCGTATTTTTCATACCCCTGCTGGGACATGATGACATAGATGTCGGGATGCGTCACCTTGGGAAAGAGGATCGGCTCGTCATCGATGACCACGGCACTCATTGAGGCACCGCCGCGGGCTTCGGGACCGTATACCTGTGTCTGCACGGCGTACTTCGCGTCGTAGAGCGCCGCCGCCCTGCCGAGAATGACGGCAGAGAGGATTATTCCCTGACCGCCAAATCCGGAAAACCTCACTTCGTGCCTCATTTCAGCACTCCCTGCGCCGGGCGCGCCCGCCGGACGAATTCTCCCACCGCGAACATATCCGCGGGAACCGTCTCTCCCTCCTCTTCCATCCGCTGTTTCTTCTGTATGAGCAGCGCGTGGGTCTTCAGATACGTCATCATGTCCGATACCTGCCGGAGCTTGTTCCTCCTCCCGTACGCGGTCGGGCACTGCACCATCGCTTCGATAAATGAAAATCCGGGTGTTTCGAGTCCTGCCCGTACCGCTTTTGTCAGTTCGGTCACATGGTAGGATGTCCACCGTGCAACATAGTTTGCCCCCGCCGTAACGGCAAGCGCTGAGAGGTCGAAAACCGGTTCGCACATACCGTAGGGGGTGGTGGTCGAGATTGCGCCCGCAGGCGTGCAGGGGCTTCCCTGCCCCCCTGTCATCCCGTAGATCATGTTGTTCATGCACACGCCCGTGATATCGATATTCCGGCGGCACGCATGAATGAAGTGATTGCCGCCGATTGCCGCAAGATCGCCGTCTCCCGTGAATACGACGACGTGGAGCCGCGGGTTTGCGAGTTTTACACCGGTGGCGAAGGCGAGGGCCCTGCCATGCGTCGTATGGAGCGAGTCGGTGATGATGTACCCCGGTGCCCGGGAGGAGCAGCCGATGCCGGAGATGAACACGGTATCATCGCGTTTCCATCCCATCTCCTCGACCGCCTCAAGTGTGCAGTTTATTACGGTCCCGTTTCCGCAGCCGGTGCAGAAGATATGCGGCAGCCGGTCTTCCCTGAACCAGTCCTCAAAACTCATCGGAACGCCTCCGCAACTGCCAGAAGCTCGTCGGGCGTGTGGAGCTCGCCTCCGAGTTTGGGCACGGAGAGTACCGCCGCGCAGGTATGCCGTTCGATCTCACGGGCAATCTGGCCGAAGTTCATTTCCGGGACGATAAATGCCCGGGCATGGGGGAATTCCGCGAGCATATCTTCGGGAAACGGCCAGACTATCCGCAGCTGCAGGTGCCCGAACGCTTTTTCCGGGTTGTCGTGCAGCACCTGCCAGACCGTTCGTGTCGGCGGGCCGTAGGTGACGAAGACGATCTCCGCTTCAGGATTTACCAGAGTGACATCGGCTATCGCGTGGCGTGCATCCTCCACCTTCCGGACGAGCCGTTTGACCAGGGCGGCGTGGAGCGCAGGATCGGTCGCTTCGGGATACCCGCGTTCGTCATGCGTAAGGCCGGTCACATGCACGCCGTACCCTTTCCCGAACTCGGGAAATCCGGGAACGCCGTCGTCACCTGCCGTAAACGGGAGCACCCCCGGTTCGAGGGGGCGGCGCGGGACGACCTTTACCGTGTCCGGGATTTCAATGCGCTCCCGCATATGGCCCACCACCTCGTCGGACATGACAAAGACCGGGATCCTGAATCTGTCGGCCAGATTGAACGCTTTCACCGTCAGGTCGTACATCTCCTGCACGCTTGCAGGGCAGAGTGCGATCGTGCTGTAATCGCCGTGCGACCCGAAGCGGCACTGGAGCATATCGCCCTGCGCCGCCATGGTCGGCTGTCCGGTGCTCGGACCTCCCCGCTGGATATTGATGATTACGCACGGTGTTTCCGTCATTGCCGCATAGCCGATATTTTCCATCATCAGGGAAAAACCCGGCCCGCTCGTGGCGGTCATTGCACGGGCGCCGGTCCACGACGCCCCGATGACGGCGGCGATGCTGCCGATCTCGTCCTCCATCTGTACGAAGACGCCGTCCATCTTCGGCAGACGCCGGGCCATATGTTCGGCAATCTCCGTCGACGGTGTGATCGGATAGCCACCGAAGAACCGGCATCCCGCGGCAAGAGCTGCTTCCGCACACGCCGTGTTCCCCTGCATGAATTCGATTTTCGTCAAAACTCGATCACCACCTTCCGGGCTTCGTAGGGCTTCTCTTCCTCCCAGGAAATAGCCTGATCGGGACAGATCATCTGGCAGACGCCGCAGAGGCGGCGGCCGTACAGTCCCTGAAGCCTGCAGTTCGTACATCGTTCGGGCCGGTCGAGTTCGGGAATGATAATACCCCGGTCGTTGGGCCGTGTGCCTTCGCGGAAAATGCGGTACGGGCAGACCATCGTGCACAGATTACATCCCTTGCAGCGGCGTCCGTCGATTACGAGTTTCATGAGGCATTTCCTGTATCATATCTGTTTGTATTCAAAGCCATCCTTTTCTTCCCCGGGTGATTGCCTGTCCTCTGCCGCCCTTTACCACCCGTGTTCCCTGCACAGCGTCTCAAACCTCCGGTGAGCCTGCAGTTTCACATCGTCAAAGAGGTCCCCGCCGTGGGCGTCCATCCCGACGACGAGGGGAAGCCGGTCGAGATCGATTGCCCAGACCGCCTCCGCCATACCGAGATCTTCGAACCACACACCCGCAAGGGTCATGCGGGAGGCGGCGAGAGCGGCGCACCCCCCGGTGAAAGCGAGGTACACCCCCCGTCCGGCAAGGGCCCGGCGAACCGTTTCGTCCATGCCCCCTTTTCCGATGAGTGCCCGCACTCCGGAATCGAGCAGAAATTCCGTGAGGGTGTTCATCCGCGCCGATGTCGTCGGCCCTGCGGCGATGATCCGGCCGTCCCGCACAATCGGGCCGCAGTGGTATACTGCCGCTCCTTCGGGATCAAAGGGAATCCCTTCCTCCTGCATCCGGAGGTGAGCCTCGTCGCGGGCGGTATACACCCGTCCCGAGAGCGTGACAGGGTCACCGGCCCGGAGCGAGAGCACGTCATCGCCGAGGGGTGTTACGAGGTCTGTCATGGAACGATTACCTTCTCTGTCGCCCGCCGGCAGGCCCAGCACTGGACATTCACCGCCACCGGGAGCGAGGCCGTGTGGCAGTCTCCCCTGCGGACTTTCACGGCAAGTGCCGTCGTATCCCCCCCGAGGCCCATGGGGCCGATGCCGAGTGAATTGATCGCATCGCAGAGTTCCTGCTCATAGTCGGTCATTTCATCAACGGGCTGGAGAAGCGCCTCTTTTGCGAGCGCCGCCGCACCGTCGAAGGTGCTCCCGATGCCGACGCCGAGCACGACCGGCGGGCAGGGCTTTCCCCCGGCACGCAGCATCGTTTCGGCAACAAACCGGCCGATTGCGTCTTTCTCCGACGGAAGCAGCATCCCGATGCGGGAAACGTTTTCTGAGCCCGCTCCCTTGGGAAGCACTGTGACGTCACACGCGTCCCCGTGCCGCACGTGGATAGCGGGCATGCCCCGGCCGCAGTTGTTTCCCGTGTTGGCACGGCTGAGAGGATCGACCACGTTCGGCCGCAACGGGATGGCGGCTGTCGCCGCTCGTACCCCTTCCGCGACGGCGTCGCCCATGTGGCTGGTATATGCCATACCCTCAGGAAGGGTGAGATAAATCACCGGAACTCCGGTGTCCTGGCAGATCGGAACGTTTCGCGCCGCCGCTTCGGAAATGTTCGCAAGAATATTCTCCAGTTCGGCCCGGGCGGTCGGATTCGTTTCGGTGCGGGCCGCATGGGCAAGCCTCCGCATGATATCGCGCGGCAGCTCAATCTCAGCCTTCCTGAGTGCCGATTGGGTCGCCTCCGCAATGGCGCTATAAAGGGGCGTCTGCTCCGGATGTGACATCCTTTATTAGTAAAGGTTGTATGCCTTAAAAAAATTCATGGTTGTCCGGACACGTTTTCACCGTATCCCGGCACACATGCCTGAAAAAATAGATATCCGCAATCAGTCGCGCTTCGTAATGACAACACGACCGGGTGACGGGAGTTTGTAGATACCGTGGCGGAGGGCGTCCTTTGCCTTGTCGAGATATTCTTCCGAGGTATAGATGGTAAAGATCTTCTGTTTCTCTGAAACCCGTGCCGCCGTCCCGACTGCCTTGCCAAACGCCGCCCGCATGCCCTCGGAAACACGGTCCGCGCCCGCACCGGTTGCCTGCTTGTTCTCCCGGAGAACCTGGTGGGGGTAGGTGCGGAGTTTGAGGTGGAAATTCATCCTTCCGACTTCCTTCATGAGCCTGCGGTTGATATTCACACGCGCTGCTTCAAGGGCGGTGTGGCGTATCTGGCATGCCTCTTCGACAAGGATTGATGCCTCGTACGGGAAGTCTTCCCGCAGGTTGCCCATATCGAACTGGACAATCTTGCTCCCGGGGACACCTCCCATGTATTCACGCCGAGTATATGCCTTTTTTGTGATATTCCTGTACATTTTCGCTGGTTTTCTGACCATTGACAGACACCCCTCGTTCTGTTAAACGTGCTTTAAAAAAAGGTTATATTTCCTAATAAACCTACCGACCCACCTGGCAGTGCTGCATCAGCCCGAGGACATGCCGCCGGAGTTCTGCGAAATTAGCGGATGTCCGCTCCCGGGGCCGCGGGAGATCCACCGCGATGTTTTCACAGATCCGTCCCGGCCGGGGGCTGAGGACGATGATGCGATCGGCAAGGAAGACCGCTTCGTCCACGCTGTGCGTTACGAAAACGACCGTCTTCCGGGTTTTCTCCCAGATTTCCAGCAGTTCCTGCTGCATGACATTGCGCGTCTGCGCATCGAGCGCCCCGAAGGGTTCGTCCATCAGAAGCACGTCGGGATTGTTTGCGAGTGCCCGGGCGATTGCGACCCGTTGCCGCATTCCGCCCGAGAGTTCGAACGGATAGGCGTCCCTGAACTGTTCAAGGCCGACGAGTTCGAGGTACTCCGCGGCGATCCGCATCCGGGACTCACGGTCCATTCCCTTCATTTCGAGCCCGAACGTGATATTGTCCCTGATGTTTCGCCACGGAAAGAGCGAGTACTCCTGAAACACCATTCCCCGCCTCGGATCGGGCCCGGTGATCTGCTCGCCGTCGATCGTTACCGATCCCCCCGTCGCCGTGTCGAGTCCGGCAATTATCCTGAGAAGCGTGGTCTTTCCGCATCCCGACGGCCCCACGAGGCATACGAATTCCTCGTCCTCGATATCAAGAGTGATCTCCTCGAGTGCAACGGTCGTTACTCCACCCTCTTTTTCGAAAATGCGGTTTAAATTCCGTATGGATACGCCGCTCATGACCGCACCTCCCCGGCACGCCATCGCTCCAGCCTGCTGTCCACATAATAGCGGAAGATCATGTCGATAACAAGGCCGATCAGGCCCAGCAGGAGCATATATACGACGACATTTGCGGTCTGGTGCAGGTTATAGTAAAACCAGAGTTTCTGGCCGAGGCCGAACCGCCCGCCGCCGGCTCCGAAGAGTTCCGCCGCCACAAGGCACATCCATCCCACACCCATTGCAATGCGGATCCCGGCTGCAATGGAGGGAACCGCGGAGGGGAGTGCGACGTGACGGATAAGGCTCAGGTTCGTCGTGCACCCGAGCACCCGTGCCGCCTCGACAAATATCCTCGGCACGCTCTTCAGGCCGGTATAGGTGTTGATGAGAATCGGGAAGAATGCGCCCACGAAGATGACAAATCCGGCTGACTGGTGCGTCAGTCCGAACCAGATGATGGCGAACGGGATCCATGCAAGCGGCGGAATGGGCCGGAGAATTTCGACGATCGGATTCGCGATCCGGTCGATCTCACGAAACCATCCCATCGCGATGCCGATCGGCACGCCCAGAAGCAGTGCGGCGCCGAGCCCGATGACAAAGTGCAGCAGGCTGATTCCAAAGTCGGTGAGCAGTGTCCCGCCCCCGATAAGGGAGATGAACGAGAACAGGACATCCGTAAAGCTTGGAAGGTAAAACCGGCTTTTAACAATCAGATCCGCCACTGCCTGCCAGATTATGATGGCGGTGATGATCGATGCTATCCCGAGCAGTGTGCTGTTCCTGTTATTCCGGTCCCTGTGCATGTGATACAATTCCGTTGTGGTGGTAATCCGGGAGTCTCCGTCATGCCTGTTTTTCCTGTCAGCCGGAAAAACCGGTCGTTTCTGTGCTCCCGTCCATAGTCAGTTGGTGCCCGGGGAAAAAAAAGATGCCCGTGGTTACCCGCGGGCCGTTTCGTAGAAGGAGAGATCAAAGATCTCGTCGCGGGTAAGCGGTGTCGTGATGTACCCCAGCTCGTACTGGATGTCGGTATACCCGACGACGGAATCGACGATCACATTCGGATCCGAGATCCATGTTCCATCCCACTCGTCCAGGGATTCCCTGACAAGCTCGACGTCCCACCCGGTTTTCCGGGCGAATATCTCTGCCGCCTCATCCGGATTGGCGATATTGTAATCGGTCGCTTTGATGTGGATGCGGACGATCTCGGTGACGAGATCGGGATGATCGCGGATCAGGGTCCCGCTGGCAACCAGCACGCAGCATGCATGCTCCGGCGCCATCTTCCCCGACGTGACCACGGACCTGCCGTTTCCTTCGCTTTTGATGATGCTGGGTGCGGGATGCGGGAGGAAAACGCCGTCGACCTGTCCTGCCGTGATGGCGGTGATGGCATCACCCGGGCCCATGCCGATGATCGTGACATCTTCCACGGGATCGAGACCGTTTTCTATCAGCCAGTTCCTGAGCAGTGTGTCCTGAATGGTCCCGGGGGGGAATGTGGCTATCTTCAGGCCTTTGAGATCCCCGGGTACTTCGTAGGCAATCTCGTTCCTGAGCACGAGATCCGATCCCTGTGTCTGCACAGCGGCGATGATCTTTGCATCGAGCCCGTTTGCGAGGGCCGATATCACCGGTGCGGCACCGACGTAGGCGATGTCCAGTTCACCGGCAAGCATCGCCTGCATTTCCGGGGCACCCGTCGGGAATTCGAAGTCCGTTACTTTTTCAACACCGAAACCTTCGAGATCCTGCGCCCACCAGCCCTTTTCCAAGGCGGTCATCTCGGCAATCTGATGCGTACTGGGCTGGTAGCCGATACGCAGTTCTGTCACCTTCTGTTCGGGTGCTGTGGATGTACAGCCGCAGATGAGTGCACATGCGAAAAATAACGCGATGGCGCCGACAATAATTCCTGTGCGTGAGTTCATGGTTCTTACCTCATGGACATCTGGAGTCCTGTTGTTACACACAGGTTTCGGGTGTCGCTATAAAATAGTATCGGATTATGGGAAATTAATTTGTCTTAAAAGGTAAGTTTATTTTAAATTTTAATACTAATGTTGTAAATCCTCTCAATAAGTGTCCACGATGGACCGATCTCCGCCGCAGGCGAATCCGCAGCGGCTGCCGGCCTGATCCGGGCCCGGAGCAGAGGGGAAGGACAGCACGGGGCGTGCCCTTAATCTCATTTCAGCGCATTGGTATGATCAGGGACGGGAGATACGATGCATGGTGATCCGCTACGGAAAGGACGCCTCGGAACCGGCCGCCCCCCCGCTGTCGCGGAGTTTCTCTCCTCGATGGAGGCGGACCGCTGGATTGCCGGGGCTGACGTCCTCGTTGACATTGCCCATCTCCTGATGCTGCGCCGCCAGGGGATAGTCGGGGAGGAGCACGCAGCTGCCGTGCTCAGGGCGCTCGTCGGGATGGCGGAGGACGGTGTGCCGGAGACCGCTTTTGATGACCGCTACGAAGATATCCACGCCGGTATTGAGGCGCACCTGATCGAGGTTGCGGGCACGGATGCGGGCGGGCGGCTGCATATGGGGCGGTCACGGAACGACGAGGTGGCGACCTGTCTGCGGATCCGGCTCCGACGGGAGATGCTTCTGCACATGAAAGCCGTGAATTCCCTCCGTGCCGTGCTCCTCCGTCGTGCGGCCGCCCATACTCATTCGGTGATGCCGGGATTCACCCACCTGCAGCATGCGCAGCCAACGACGCTCGCCCATCATCTCCTCGGGTATGAACAGGCGTTTGCCCGGGACTTTGAACGCCTCCGGGATGCGTTTGCCCGTGTCGACCGCTGCCCGCTCGGTGCAGCGGCATTTGCGTCGACGGGTTACCCCATCGACAGGGCGTATGCGGCGGGCCTGCTCGGATTTCCGGCACTTGCCGAAAACACGATGGATGCCGTGTCCGCACGTGATTTTGCTCTTGAAACGCTCTCCGCCTGGGCAATTCTGATGGCCACGGCAAGCCGGCTCTGCGAGGAGCTGATTATCTGGAGCTCCGCTTTCGTTGATTTTGTCCGGCTGGACGACGCATACTGCTCGACGAGCTCGATTATGCCCCAGAAGAAGAACCCCGACACCGCGGAAATCCTGCGGGCCAAAACGGGGACCACCACAGGGGCGCTCCTGGCCGCTCTCACCTGCATGAAGGGCCTTCCCATGAGCTACAACCGCGATCTGCAGGATCTCACCCCTCATCTCTGGCGTGCGGCAGAAACGGTGGGCCGGTGCCTTCCCCTGATGTCAGGCATGCTTGATTCCGCAACCTTCATGACAGCACGCATGCACGAAGAGGCGGGAAGGGGGTATTCGACCGCCACGGATCTTGCCGACGTGCTGGTCCGAGATTTCGGGCTGCCGTTCCGGACCGCTCACGGCATTGTCGGGCGGGCGGTCCGCATGGGATCGCTCACTCTCGCCACGCTGGAAACCGCAGCGCGTGAGATGGCCGACATCTCTCTTGTCGGGCGTGGCGTGACCGACGATGTCGTCGGGCGCGCTCTCGATGTCACCTTCTCGGTGACAAGCCGGAACCAGCCGGGCGGACCCGCACCGGAGGCGGCAGCCGCTTCCATCGGCGGACATGAGGAGCGGCTGGCCGCCGACAGAAGGTGGGTGGAGGACACGGAGGAACGGATCGATACGGCACTTTCGGAGCTTGTTCGCACAGCACAGGATGTGGTACGATAACTGATACGGATACGGCACGGAGCGGTGACCGGGTGTGCTGCACTATTGCCGGAACAGAACTTACCGGAACGTACATCACGTCCCGGGGGCATCATGCGGTCGTGAAACTCGACAACGGATACAATATCGGGGTGCCGGCTGCGTCGATCGTCTGCAGGGAAGCGGCTCCGGCCGTCGCCCCGGTCGTCTCTCCCGCCGAACAGAACCCGGATCTCCCCGATGTGGCGATTATCTCGACCGGCGGCACAATCGCGAGCAGAATCGACTACCGGACCGGCGCGGTCACGAGCCAGTTCTCCGCGGATGACATCCTGCGGGCGATACCCGGGCTCGCAGAGATAGCGTCGTTCCGTGCCCACCAGCTTGCCACGATCCTCTCGGAGAATATGCACTCCGGTCTCTGGCAGGATATTGCCCGCTGCATCTATGACGAGATCCGGCGCGGTGCGGAGGGCGTTATCGTGACCC encodes:
- a CDS encoding argininosuccinate lyase, with the translated sequence MHGDPLRKGRLGTGRPPAVAEFLSSMEADRWIAGADVLVDIAHLLMLRRQGIVGEEHAAAVLRALVGMAEDGVPETAFDDRYEDIHAGIEAHLIEVAGTDAGGRLHMGRSRNDEVATCLRIRLRREMLLHMKAVNSLRAVLLRRAAAHTHSVMPGFTHLQHAQPTTLAHHLLGYEQAFARDFERLRDAFARVDRCPLGAAAFASTGYPIDRAYAAGLLGFPALAENTMDAVSARDFALETLSAWAILMATASRLCEELIIWSSAFVDFVRLDDAYCSTSSIMPQKKNPDTAEILRAKTGTTTGALLAALTCMKGLPMSYNRDLQDLTPHLWRAAETVGRCLPLMSGMLDSATFMTARMHEEAGRGYSTATDLADVLVRDFGLPFRTAHGIVGRAVRMGSLTLATLETAAREMADISLVGRGVTDDVVGRALDVTFSVTSRNQPGGPAPEAAAASIGGHEERLAADRRWVEDTEERIDTALSELVRTAQDVVR